One Thermoanaerobaculia bacterium genomic window, GGGGAGAGCTGGGGACTCATGCGAAGGAGCTTCACCTTCAATTGATGAAGGAGGCTTCGGAGCTGGGACTCACCGCCATCGATGTTCCGGAAGCGTACGGCGGAATGGATATGGACAAGATTACGTCGGCGATGGTGGTGGAAGCCCTGACAACGGGGCAGAGTGCCTCCTGGATGGTCACCTTCCTTGCCCATTGCGGAATCGGAACCCTGCCCATCGTTTACTTCGGATCCGAAGCACAGAAGGCCACCTGGCTGCCGAAGCTGACCTCCGTGGATTACCTTTCCGCCTATGCCCTGACGGAGCCCGGCGCAGGGTCCGATGCTCTTAATATCAAGACATCGGCCCATCTTTCGGAGGACGGTACCCATTACGTCCTGACGGGCACGAAGCAGTTCATCACCAACGGCGGCTGGGCCGATCTCTTCATCATCTTTGCCAAGATCGATGATTCCGACTTCACCGCCTTTGTCGTTCCACGCGACACCGAGGGGCTGACCATCGGGCCCGAAGAAGAAAAGATGGGCATCCGGGGCTCCTCGACCACAAGCGTGACCCTGGAGAATTGCAGGGTGCCCGTGGAGAACCTTCTGGGCGAGAGGGGCAAGGGGCATCACATTGCCTTCAATATCCTGAATATCGGCCGTTTCAAGCTTGGTGCGGCGGATCTGGGAGGGTGCAAGGCCTGTGTCGGGCAGGCGGTGACCTATGCCCTCGAACGAAAGCAGTTCGGCCAGCCCATCGCGACCTTTGATGCCATCCGGTCCAAGTTTGCCGATATGGTGGTTCGAACCTACGTTCTGGACTCAGCCATCTATCGGACCGTAGGACTGATGGAGGAGAGGATCTCCACGCTGGATCCATCTTCCGAAGATTACCGCTTGAAAGTCTGGGACGCGCTTGAAGCCTTTGCCATCGAGGCATCCATCGCCAAAATTCTTGGGAGCGAAACACTCTTTGGAGTTTCGGATCACGGAATTCAAATCTACGGTGGATACGGATTCATTGAAGAGTATCCCATGGCAGGGGTCTTCCGGGACACACGGATTGACAGGATCTATGAGGGCACAAATGAAATCAACCGTATGGTGATCTATGGCTATCTTCTTAAAAATGCCCTCCTGGAAGAGATTCCCCTGCGGGAATCGGTCAAGACCTGGACAAAAATGCCCTCCATGGCAGAAGGTCCCTTCGCCTGGGAGATTCAGGCACTGGAAGCCATGAGACGAATGGTCATGAAGCTGGTGGATCGCGCGATCGGCGTGTATGGCCAGGACCTTCGCAATGAGCAGATCGTTGGAGAACAGCTTGCCGATCTGGTGATCGGATATTACGGAGCCTCTTCAGCTCTGAACCGGGTTCTCCATCACGACGGATCCGGGAGAGACCGGGCTCTGAAATCGATTGTCCGGCTGGCCGTGACGTCGGTACTGAAACAGTTCACCGGAACGATCCACGGCCTGGCACCGACACTCTATCCGGGGAAGGAATGGGAGCAGGCCCGGGGTCCATTCTCCGAGCTTTTCATGTACACAATCATTCCCTTCAATCCGGTGGATGAGATCCGCCATCTGACCGACGATCTCTATCAGCACCAAACCTATCGTTACGAATAAGGAGGAACCATGAGTCAACCTGTTACCGTCATCGTAGACGCTGTCCGAAGTCCCATGGGAGTCAAAAAGGGCAACATGATCGGCATTCGGTCCGACGAGCTTGCAGCCCAGGTGACCCGTGCCCTCCTGGACCGGCAACCCGGTCTTCCGCTGGAAGCCATCGAAGATGTGGTCCTGGGCTGTGCCTTTCCGGAACACACCCAGGGCATGCTCATGGCCCGCGGTGTCGCACTTCTCGTCGGGATCCCCAGGGAGGCGGGCGCCAAAGTGGTGAATCGATTCTGCGGATCCTCGATGGACGCGGTCCATCAGATCTCCCAGGGAATCATTGCGGGTGATCTTTCCTGCGGAATTGCGATCGGTGTCGAAGACATGTTCGCCATTCCCGTCGGAGGATTTAACCCCTCCTTCCATCCCCGTCTGAGTGAGATGCGCTATTACATCTCCATGGGAGAGACCGCCGAAATCCTGGCGGAAGAAGGGAAGATCTCCCGGGAAGACCAGGAAGCCTTTTCCGTGGGTTCCCACGAAAAGGCGCTGAAGGCATGGGAAGAGGGAAAATTCAAAAACGAAGTGGTTCCGATCGATAAAAACGGGACCGTCATCGACCGGGACGAAGGACCAAAGACGCCCGATCTTGAAAAGATACGATCGCTGAAACCCGCCTTCAAAGACGGCGGATCCATTACCGCCGCAACTTCGAGCCCCATTTCTATCGGCGCCTCTGCCCTCATCGTGACCAGTGAATCCTTTGCAAAGGATCACAACCTCCCCATTCGGGCACGGATCCTTTCCCGAACCGTGGCAGGAGTTGACTGGACCCGCATGGGAATGGGTCCTCTTCCGGCCACGGAAAAGGCCCTGAAGGCAGTCAGGCTGACGATGGACGACATAGATCTAATCGAATTGAACGAGGCTTTTGCCGCGCAATCTCTCTATGTCATCCGAAAGGGCGGGTGGCCCATGGATCGGATCAACATTCACGGTGGCGCCATTGCCCTGGGGCACCCCCTGGGAGCTTCGGGCGCCCGGATCATGACTACACTAATCAATGCCCTGGAACAGACCGGCGGAAAGCGGGGGCTGGCCACAATGTGCATTGGAACGGGCCAGGGCATCGCAACCGTCATCGAGAGGGGGTAAGGCATGGATATTCAAAAGATCGGCGTGCTCGGATCCGGCGTGATGGGCAGCCAGCTGGCCGCCCACTTCGCCAATGCCGGCTTCCACACGTACCTCTTCGATTTAAACCAGGATCTGGCCGAAGGAGGATTAAAACGGGCAACCGAGATTAAGCCGAAAGCGTTTTATCATGAGCGGTTCACGAAGCGGGTCACCCCTGTAAATTACGACGAGCACCTGGACCGGCTTTCGGAATGCCAGTGGGTGATTGAGGCCATTGCCGAACGCCTGGACTGGAAAACCGATCTCTACCGCCGGGTGGGTGACGTCATGGCTCCGGGAACTATCGTGACCTCCAACACCTCCGGATTGGCCCTTTCTGACCTTACCGCGGACATGTCCGCGGGGATGAGGAAAAATTTCTTTATCACTCACTTTTTCAACCCGCCCCGTTACCTGAAGCTGGTGGAGATCGTGAACGGAGCGGACAACGACCCCGTTACCGTACAGCAGATGTCCGATTTCATTGCCCGGAAGCTGGGTAAGGGCATCGTGAACGCAAAGGACACGCCAAACTTTATCGCCAACCGGATCGGGGTCTTCGGCATGATGCTGGCCCTGGATCTGACCCGCCGGATGCGCCTGAGCGTGGAAGAGGTGGACAAGCTGACCGGACCTGTCATGGGCCGCCCCAAGTCGGCGACCTATCGTACGGCCGACATCGTGGGCCTGGACACCCTGGCCTTCGTGGCCAAAACCGCCTATGACAGGTGCACGAACGATGAAGCCCGGAACCTTTTCCAGGTTCCCGACGTCCTTCAGAAGCTGATCGAAGCCGGGCGTCTGGGTCAGAAAAGCGGGGAGGGTTTTTACAAAAAGGAGGGCCGGGACATCCTCTCCCTCGATCTGGAGACCCTGGAATACACACCTCAAAAGAAGGTGCGGATGGATGGGATCGGTGTGGCCCGGCGCCATACGGACAAGCTGAAATCGATCCGGGCCCTCGTCTTCAACCCCGACATCGCCGGCACCTTTGCCTGGGAGCTGACGATGGGAACCCTTGCGTATGCCGCCAGGAGGATTCCGGAAATCTCCGACGACATCGTCCAGATCGACAATGCCATGAAATGGGGATTCGGCTGGGATGTCGGACCCTTTGAGCTCTGGGACGCCCTGGGGGTTCACACGACGGCCCTCCGGATGGAAGCGGAAGGAAAAAAGATTCCTCCCATCGTTCAGGATCTCCTCGATGCAGGGGAAGACAGCTTCTACCGAAGGGACGAGGAAGCACGGCGTGTCTACTTCCAGATGGAATCAAAGGTAATGGAACCCCTGCCTGTCCCGAAGGATATCGTCGTTCTGGCGGATCAGAAGGCGAAGGGTAAAACCCTTCTGGAAAACTGGTGCGCCTCCCTTGTCGATCTTGACGACGGTGTCGCCTGCCTCGCCTTTCACTCCATCCTTCAACCGGAGTTCAACCCGATTGACGCCTCCATTCTGGACATGGCCGGACAGGCTCTGGCCTACGTTGGTAGAAAGGGATATCGGGGTCTCGTGATCTCCCATGACGGTACACACTTCTGCGCCGGTGCCAACCTCGCCATGATCCTGGAACTGGCACGGGCGAAGAAGTATGACATGCTTGCCATGGTATCCAAGACCTTTCAGGACCTGGGTCAGGCCATGAAGTATGCTCCATTCCCGGTTGTGGCGGCGCCTTTCAGCGTCTGCCTGGGAGGCGGATATGAAATTTCAGCCCCGGCGGACCGGGTAGTGGCCCTCGCCGAACTCTACTGTGGGGCCGTGGAGGTCGGGGTCGGTCTGATCCCGGGCGCCGGCGGAAACCTGCGGATTCTGGAGACGATCCACCGCTGCACGCCCGTCAGGAAGTTCGGTCCCTTTCCTCCGGTTCAGAAGGCCTTCGAAACGATCGGATTCGCGAAGGTTTCGATGTCGGCATATGAAGCCATCGATCTGGGGTATTTTCCGCACGACACGAAGATCGTTCTCTCCCGGGACCACCTCCTGGCCACGGCCAAGCAGGAAGTCCTGACCCTTGCCGAGAACTACAATCCTCCGTCACCTCCTGATGACCTTATTCTTCCGGGAGAGGGAGGAAGGCTCGCCGTCGAGTCGACGATCGACAACTTCCGCTATGCCGGAACGATCAGCGAGCACGACGCCCTCATCGGCAAGAAGCTGGCATATGTCCTGACGGGCGGTGAACGGGCAAACGGGATCACGCCCCTTGACGAGCAGTACATGCTGGATATCGAGCGGGAAGTCTTCGTGAGCCTGGCCGGGGAACCGAAGTCCCAGGAACGGATGGGCTACATGCTGAAGAAGGGAAAACCCCTCCGGAACTGAGTAAAAACTTTACAGCAGTCGTCAGCCTTTTGCCAGATCATTAAATTCCTGAACCGTCCGGGTGAACTCCTTCAGGAGTTCCCCGGGCGTTTCGGGGTTGTCGCCAAAAACACCAACAAGAGCATTGTAATACCATCGTCGTCCCTCCTTCCCTCCTTTCAGCTTCTTCAGGAGGCTGTCACCCTGGTCGCGGTAGAGCCGTATAATCGTCCGAAGGTTGTAGATCTTATCCGCAAGGGAAACAAGAAGAATCGATCGATCGAAGGTGGACACCCTGGCCAGGTAGGCCTCTTTCCTCGTTTTCCATGGTGGCCTGGGGGTCTCCTCGCTGTCGGTGCACCCGATAACAATACGGGTAACCCTGTCCCCGAATGTCCTTCGTATGGCCTCCCGCGTCTCGCTCCCGCCCTGATCCTCCACCGCGTCATGGAGGAGCGCCGCCATGGCTTCCTCCTCATCGGCACCGAATTCCATGGCGATACTGGCCACACCGAGAAGGTGGGCGATGTAAGGAATTTCCGTTCCCTTCCGTTTCTGCTTGCCATGCAGGCGGACGGCCCATTCGAGGACTTGAACAAACCGGTTCGAAGGGATCATGACCACTCCTTTCTCTCCTTCATCATACCTCAGCCCGCATGAACCGGGTTTTCAGCCATCCCCCCCCACTACACACCGAGTATGAGAATTGCGGGCCGGCCCGTGTACAATGGGATCCGATGAAACGCCTTCTTCTCACGGCCGGTGTCCTGCTCGCGGCATTCATTACCATCCATATCCGGGTGACCCTCGGTTCCCGGATCCATCTGGACCGGGCCCGGGAACACAGAGCGTCGGGAGAGGTGCTGCCCGCCGTAATGGAGTACCAGACCGCTATCGGCTACTATGCCCCGCTCAACCCGTACAGCCGCCGCGCGGCCGTTGAATTGACGTCATGGGCTGACGAAATGAAGCGTGAAGGTTCCGTTACAGCCTTTGAGGTTCACGATCGAGCCCGGCGATCGATCCTGGGGCTCCGCTCCTTCTACCAGCCCTACCGGGATCTCCTCACAAATCAGAACAAAACAGGATCCCCTCGGGATCCCAACCTCTTTCTCTACATTTTTTCTGTCGTCTGTCTTGCCGTTTCCTGGGGAGCCTGGTGGATCCGCTCCCTCCTCTGCCGGTGGAAAATTAGTCTCTCTCTAACTTTCCTTGCTCTCTGGGTGGTATTTCTTTCTCTCTCCTGACACCCGATTCCACTTTTAAATAACTGTCCGCCACCGTTTTCCAGGGCTCCTCCAGACCGGATCCGATAAGCCAGTCGTGGATACAGGAGGGAAAATGGAGCCGGGAGGCGTGGACCAGGAACGACGCAAGCCATTCGGGAGAAAGATCCGAGGGCTTGTGGGCTTTGCAGATTCCGCAGAGCACAGCCTCTGATTCCTCCAGGCTTTCCTGTTGTCGCAGGAGGTCCAGCAGGAGGGAACGCGCCGGGAAGAGGGTTGTATCCACCTGAAGGGCTGAAACAAGATCCTCTTTCGCTCCTTCGGTCTTACCGAGCTGAAGACGGGCCCGCGCACGGTTGTAGAGGGTAGCCGCCTGGCCGGGATCCAGCTCCAGGGATCGGCTGAACCAGGCTTCGGCCTCTTTCCACTTTTTTTCTTCGACGCTCAGAAGTCCCAGGGTCGAAGGCGGCTGGGGCAGGGAGGGATCAAGATCGATGGCCCGTTTGAGGACTGCCCGGCTCTCTTCGTTTTTCCCCGATTGAAGCAGGATAAAGCCTTTCAGGCTTAAAGCGGGAGCCAGGTAAGGGTCAATCTTCAGAGCCTGATCGAGGGACTTCAGGGAAAGATCATGGTCTCCGAAATCTCTGGCCATCTGCGCAATCCTGAGGTCAAGAGGAGCCAGGTCGGAAAGGTACAGGGCCCGGGCAAGAGCTTCTCCTCCCCCGTCCCCGCCCCTGGCCCTTCGAACCAGATCGGAGGCCAGGACCTGCCGGCTCATCCAGTCAGGCCTGGCGTTCACCCTGGGTTGAGGCGGCGGTAATGCGGGTAAAACCCGGGTTCCCGGCAGCACGGCCTGTGCCACTGTACCGGTGAAAAGCAGATGCCATGAAGTCGGTATGTACTCCAGGAAGGGATCCGAGAAGACAACAGCCCGGCCCTCTTTCAGAAGGGCGGTCACCTTCGGCTCCTCTTTCGATTGTCTGTAGCGTGTGAGCTCTCCCTCATTCAGAAGGAAAAGAGGCCGGTCGTACACGGTCTGAAAGAGATTGCCCTGGCGGTCCCATATATCCATATCGGGACGGGCTCCTTCCACTAATGTCAGGTAGGCAAGGGGAAAGGTTGTGTTGTCTTCCCAGGTAAAGAGAGCACCTCCGGCAGGCACCTGGGCAAGTACGGCCTCCACGGTGTCCCTGATAATAAGGTTTTCGTGGACGTCCCGGTAGGGAAAGGGAACGAAAGACCAGGCAAGGACGGCTCCCAGAACCATCCATTTTCCGGCTTCCATCCATCTGTACCGTTGATGGAGGTCGGTAAGGGCGAAGAGAGACAGGAGAACAAGACCGATGACGGAGGGAATGGCGTAGGCTTCCGAGGCCAGGGGAGCGGTATCGGCAAAGACGATAAAGGCACCATCGGCCAGAACAACAGGGAGAGCCATCCAGGCCAAAAGGTTCTTTCGCTTCCATCCGAACCACAGGCCGGCCATGGCAAGGGGGAGAAGGAGGAGAAGGTTCGACCAGAGGATGTGAACATATTCAAAGGTTCGCGTGAGGTAGGCTCCGACCGGCAACGTCAGCATCCGACCCCGGACCTGCCGGTTGGTTAGATGCCAGAAGAAGTTCTGGAGGGTTTCGGGGTTTCCCCAGTCCATTGCAGGGTTTTGAAGAGATCGCACGGGCAGGTAGAGATAGAGGGAAAGGGGCAGTAAGAATGCGGGAGCGATACGGATGAGGCGAACCAGAAAGGTACGGAAATCCCTCCGGACGGGCCAGGCAAGGAGTCCCAGGACCAGAGGCGTCAGAGGCACGAGACCCATGTGGCAGGTCAGGAGAAGTCCCCAGAGAAAAGCGGACAGAAGAGGTGGGCAATCGTCATCCAGTTTTTTCGGCAGTGAGGAGAAAAAGAGAAGGAGAAGGACAACTTCCAGCGTGTACACCTCCGCCATCTCCGCCTGGGACCAGAGTACCGGGGAGAGACCTGCCGCCAGGGCGGCCGTCAGGGACAGGACCCGGTTGCCCGTGATACGGAAGGCAAGGCCTGCAAGGATCCAGAAGGCCAGAAGCGCCATCACGGCGGAAAATAGGCTGGCCCGCCATGCGATGTGGCCCAGGGGAACCACGGAAAGAAAGAGCTTGCACAACATCATGTACATGGGAGCCCCGGGGGGATGACCGATTCCCAGGGTCCAGGCCGCCGTGGTGAGTTCCCCGGCATCGTGCACGTAAACCGATGGTGCCATGGTGTACAGGTAGAGTCCCCCCAGCAGAGCGAGAACGATCCACCGTTCACGGCCCACAGGAGTTTCTCCTCATGACCAGAATATCTTCCAGTACCAGAAAATCGAGGCCGCACCGTTCGAAGATTGCGGCGGCATCTTTCGGGGAGTTGGCCAGGGGTTCGCCTTTACCGTTCAGCGAGGTGTTCAGCAGAACGGGGAGACCGGTCAGCGCTTCAAATTCAAGGAGAAGTTCATCCAGTCCCGAACCATCCCCCGGTGTCACGGTCTGGATCCGGGATGTCCCGTCTTCGTGGATAACGGCGGGAATCAGGGCGCGGGTCTCTTCGGGCAGGAGAAAGGTCTGGAGCATATAGGGGCTTGATACCACGCCGGGAAAGAGGTCTCGACATCGATCGATAAGGACAGCCGGGGCAAAGGGCTGAAAAGATTCCCGTTGCTTTATGGCCCGGTTTAATCGGTCTCGAACACCTTTGCTTCTTGGATCGGCCAGGATGGAGCGGTGCCCCAGGGCCCGGGGTCCCATCTCCGACTTCCCCCGGAACCACCCCCCGATGGCTCCCTTTGCCAGCAGTTCCGCGGCTTTTAGGACTGCATCTTTTTCCAGCACGATGTGCGTTTCCCCAAGTGCTTGAACCGCACCGCCCAGCTCTTCCCTGGAGGCTTCGTACCCCAGATAGGGATGTTCCAGAAACCAGTGTGGATCGGCCTTCCCCATCAGTACCGCTCCCAGGGCCGTTCCCGCATCTCCTCCCGCGGGAAGGCAGTAGAGGTTGCCGCAGCCGGATGTTTGCCGCAGGGCTCCGTTCAGGGCCGGATTCAGCGCCATCCCCCCCCCGAAGCAGAGGTCCCGGCACCCGGTTTTGTCCAGCAGAGTTTTCGCCATGTGAAGGCTGACCCGCTCCACGTTCTCCTGAAGGACCCGGGCGAGGGCAAAGTGCCGATCTTCCAGAGGTTCCCCTTCCCTGCGTGGAGGGCCAAAGACCTTTCGAAAGATCGGCGTTGTCCAGGTTCCTCCAAAATCGAACCACTTCCTCTCTGTCTGCAGGGATAATCCATGAACCTGGAAGACGGACCCAAAGTCAATCCTGTAGCGATCATCCCCCAGGGCCGCCATCGACATGACCTTTCCCTCTTCCCGGTTGTGGCGAAACCCGAGATGCTCCGTCACGGCGGCATAGACCAGGCCAGGGGAGTGGGGAAAGGGGAGCCTGCCCAGGCGGGTCAGGCGGGGTGCGGGAAAGCGCTCCGCCCGATAGAAGGCTCCGGACCATGCTTCCGCCACTCCATCCAGAACCATCACCGCAGCCTGTTCGAAGGGTGAAGCAAGAAAGACTGCAAGGGCATGGGCCAGGTAGTGGTCCGAATGGGTGACGGGAGCGTGAATATCCAGAGAAAAAAGCCGGTTTCCGATTCCCTGCATCCTTCGGCCCTTTTGCCAGAGATCCAGAAAACGGCTAACGGCAGTAAGAGGGTTTCGTGAAAGGTACGTCAGCCGCTTCCAAGCACCCCGTTCCGGCCGAAAGGGAAAGGTGACACGGTCAATATCTTTTGCACTGACTCCGGAGGTATTGAGGCAGAACCGGATGGAACGGTAAGGAAATTCAGGATCTCCCTTGATCCGGGAAAAGCGCTCTTCCTCCGCGAAGGCCACCGGGCGGCCGTCGATAGAGAGGGCGGCGGAGGCATCGTGGGTAAAGGCGTGAATCCCCAGGGAAATCATTGGATCTCATTATATAGCCGATCCGCAGAGGAGTACGAATCCAGCCCGGGACCGCCGATTTCTATTTATCCCTTCGATTTTTCCTTGACTTTACGATATCATTCCCGTATTCTCGAGAGGAAATGCTTACAGCGTTTGAGAGAACAATTGGCGACCTTTCCAACCCCCCTTCCTCCTCTTAACTAAACGACCTGTCCTTTCCTCTCTCAGAGGTTTTGATCCAAATCTCATCGCAGAGCATGACTATATTTTTTTATCTACCATCTGGAGGCCTCTCATGCTGAATTCCGTCCTTACCGCCGTTGTGGCTTTCGTGCTTCTCTTTTCTCCCGGACCCGATATAAAGAACGAGCTTTCGTCCATCCCTCGGGTTCAGCAGGTGACGGAGAAGGTTCTGAATTCAAGCCTGATCCTGCTCCGGGCAGGAGAGATAGACCCATTGGAAGGGATCCCGGATGAATCGGCCTACGGGCTCACCGGCTGGCGGGACTCCGACTCCGGGGAGATCCTCTGCATCGTGCAGTTCGACCGTACCCCAACCCGGGACATGGCACAGAGCCTGAATCCCTACATTACGGAGAGGCTCTACTACATACCCAATCATGCCTACCTGGTTCGAGTGAAAGCCGGAGCTCTGAATTCTCTCCAGAGTGTTTCCGGGATTCGTGCAGCCTTCCGTCTGCCCAAATGGGCCAAGATTGACCCCATGGTATGGGAACAAAATAAAGATACGGTAGAGATTGAAGTCATCACGGCGCCGGGAAGGGATGCACTCAAGGTCGCCCACGTGCTGGAAAGCGAGATGGATGGCGTCAAGATTCTTACTTCAGAATATCACCACCGGCAGGGACGGCTGGATTGCATGGTTGACAGAAATAACCTGGAACAGATTCTGGACACCCTGTCGGGAATGGAGGACGTCCTCTCCATCATGCCCTACCTGGAAAAACAGCTTCTGAACGACAATTCCATCTGGGTGGGGCAAAATTACGATACAGCCAACACAACCACCTATTCCCTCTCTGCCACGATCTGGAACCATGGAATTTCGGGACAGGGCCAGGTCGTCTGCGTGAACGATTCCGGCCTTGATAACGACATGTGCTACTTCCGGTATGACAGCACCGATGAAAGTAAGACTTCCGTCCAGCATCTGATCCCTCCGGACACGGGAGTCCTTATGGACGGAACAGGCGGCAATCCATACAACAAGGTCATCGCCTACTACGTTCAACCGGGGGCCGACGAGTGGGATACGGGGTCCGCTTCCTACCACGGGACCCACGTTTCAGGTTCGGTCCTGGGAGATAACTTTGCTGCGCTCTCCGATCCCAACCCGGTTACCGGCCACAACTCCGGGGACGGAATGGCCCCCAACGCCCGGCTCGTCATGCAGGACGTGGGCGATTCATCGGGTAGCTTAAGCGGCCTGGCCGGCGACCTCTCCGACATGTTTCAGCAGGCGTACGATGCCGGGGCACGGATCCATTCCGACTCCTGGGGCACGACGGAAAGCATCTATGATGCCACGGCGATGGACATGGATGAGTTCATGTTCCGTCATGAGGATTTTCTCTTCTCCGTCGCCATGGGGAACTCCGGGACCGGATCTGCAGACGGTTCCATCGGCTCTCCCGCCACGGCCAAGAGCATCGTCAGCGTCGGGGCGACATCGAATGGAAGCTCATCCCAGGCCAATAATTTGATGGATTACAGCCGGGGTCCAGTGGACGACCAGAGGCTCAAACCCGATGTCTGCTCTCCCGGATCTTCGATCAACTCCGCCTCGGGATCGACAAGCAACACCGACAACAACTGCAGTCCCAAGACCATGAGCGGCACGTCAATGGCGACACCGACCACGTCGGGGTTTCTCGCCCTGATCCGCCAGTACTACACCGATGGCTTTTATCCCTCCGGTACAGCCACTTCCGCCGACGCCATGACCCCATCGGGGGCACTCATGAAGGCGACGATCGTCAACGGCGCGATGGAAATGACAGGAACGGACTACGCGACCAGCTCCACCATTACCCACATTCCCTCTATGGACCAGGGGTGGGGCCGCACCCACCTGGATAACGTTCTCTACTTTGATGGAGATTCGCGTCAGCTTCGGGTATGGGACGTCCGCCATTCGGAGGGCCTCTCCACGGGGGAGCAGGTTGAGTACCAGATCGACGTCCAGTCTTCCTCCCAGCCCCTGAAGGTACACCTGGTCTGGAGCGATCCCGAGTCGACGACCCTGGCCTCCGTGAATCTTGTCAATAATCTCGACCTGGAGGTTGTCTCCCCCGGCAGCACCACGTACCGTGGAAATGTATTTAACAACGGACAGTCCACAACAGGCGGCACCGCCGATGTCCTGAACCCCATCGAAGGGTTTGTCCTGAACAGCCCTGCCACGGGAACCTGGACCCTGCGTGTAAAGGGCACGGCGGTGCCGGGTACGGGAACGGCTCCCTACAGCGACCGGCAGGGGTACGCCCTCGTGGCCACCTTTGCCACCTGCGCAACCGCCCCCTCCGCCCCCACCGGTCTCACCGCGACAAACAACGGCTCAACGGGGATCGATCTGTCATGGACCAGCAGCGACACATCCTTCCTCATCTACCGGGCGCCGGGTACCTCCCCTTCCCCGGAAGACTTCACCCTCGTGGGAACCGCGTCCGGGACAACCTATACCGACACAACGGTCCAGGGCGGGTACTGGTACACCTATCGGGTACGGGCAACAGACAACTGCGGGGAAAGCGATCCTTCCAACGAGGCCAGCGATAAGTACACTGGAAACTGCAACCTCTTCCCGACCTTCGCCGGACTGGTATCCGTGAATAATGACATGTCCTCACCTCTCTGCGATCTGGTTCTCTCCTGGGAAGCAGGGTCGAGCAACTGTCCCGATGCAAGTACGCTCTGGTACAACGTCTACCGCGACACGACGCCCTACTTCACCCCGGGACCTTCCAACCTGATTGAATCCACAACCGAAATTACATGTACCGATTACCTTGTCGATCCAATGGTTACCTACTACTACATCGTCCGGGCCGAGGAT contains:
- a CDS encoding DUF2723 domain-containing protein, giving the protein MGRERWIVLALLGGLYLYTMAPSVYVHDAGELTTAAWTLGIGHPPGAPMYMMLCKLFLSVVPLGHIAWRASLFSAVMALLAFWILAGLAFRITGNRVLSLTAALAAGLSPVLWSQAEMAEVYTLEVVLLLLFFSSLPKKLDDDCPPLLSAFLWGLLLTCHMGLVPLTPLVLGLLAWPVRRDFRTFLVRLIRIAPAFLLPLSLYLYLPVRSLQNPAMDWGNPETLQNFFWHLTNRQVRGRMLTLPVGAYLTRTFEYVHILWSNLLLLLPLAMAGLWFGWKRKNLLAWMALPVVLADGAFIVFADTAPLASEAYAIPSVIGLVLLSLFALTDLHQRYRWMEAGKWMVLGAVLAWSFVPFPYRDVHENLIIRDTVEAVLAQVPAGGALFTWEDNTTFPLAYLTLVEGARPDMDIWDRQGNLFQTVYDRPLFLLNEGELTRYRQSKEEPKVTALLKEGRAVVFSDPFLEYIPTSWHLLFTGTVAQAVLPGTRVLPALPPPQPRVNARPDWMSRQVLASDLVRRARGGDGGGEALARALYLSDLAPLDLRIAQMARDFGDHDLSLKSLDQALKIDPYLAPALSLKGFILLQSGKNEESRAVLKRAIDLDPSLPQPPSTLGLLSVEEKKWKEAEAWFSRSLELDPGQAATLYNRARARLQLGKTEGAKEDLVSALQVDTTLFPARSLLLDLLRQQESLEESEAVLCGICKAHKPSDLSPEWLASFLVHASRLHFPSCIHDWLIGSGLEEPWKTVADSYLKVESGVRREKEIPPREQGKLERD
- a CDS encoding carbamoyltransferase C-terminal domain-containing protein encodes the protein MISLGIHAFTHDASAALSIDGRPVAFAEEERFSRIKGDPEFPYRSIRFCLNTSGVSAKDIDRVTFPFRPERGAWKRLTYLSRNPLTAVSRFLDLWQKGRRMQGIGNRLFSLDIHAPVTHSDHYLAHALAVFLASPFEQAAVMVLDGVAEAWSGAFYRAERFPAPRLTRLGRLPFPHSPGLVYAAVTEHLGFRHNREEGKVMSMAALGDDRYRIDFGSVFQVHGLSLQTERKWFDFGGTWTTPIFRKVFGPPRREGEPLEDRHFALARVLQENVERVSLHMAKTLLDKTGCRDLCFGGGMALNPALNGALRQTSGCGNLYCLPAGGDAGTALGAVLMGKADPHWFLEHPYLGYEASREELGGAVQALGETHIVLEKDAVLKAAELLAKGAIGGWFRGKSEMGPRALGHRSILADPRSKGVRDRLNRAIKQRESFQPFAPAVLIDRCRDLFPGVVSSPYMLQTFLLPEETRALIPAVIHEDGTSRIQTVTPGDGSGLDELLLEFEALTGLPVLLNTSLNGKGEPLANSPKDAAAIFERCGLDFLVLEDILVMRRNSCGP